In Oncorhynchus kisutch isolate 150728-3 linkage group LG5, Okis_V2, whole genome shotgun sequence, a genomic segment contains:
- the LOC109891032 gene encoding membrane-associated guanylate kinase, WW and PDZ domain-containing protein 3 isoform X3 produces MSRTLKKKKHWSSKVQECAVSWGSLGEFGNVVEVLGGAEHGEFPYLGQMKLDLMVCHVGRMPYFGDVLLEINGTPISGLTNRDTHAVIRHFREPIRLKTVKPGKVLNTDLRHYLSLQFQKGSLDHKLQQVIRDNLYLRTIPCTTRLPREGEVPGVDYNFISVGDFRILEESGLLLESGTYDGNYYGTPKPPAEPTLVQPDLVDQVLFDEDYDNEVQRKRTTSVSKMDRKDSVVPEEEDDDERPPLSNGLPEHKEGASWRKAVPSYTQSSSAMDFRTWSSLPRDDSLEPLPLNWEMAYTETGMVYFIDHNSKTTTWLDPRLAKKAKPPEKCEDGELPYGWEEIEDPQYGTYYVDHINQRTQFENPVLEAKRKLSQETTATIQQGAPPPPGEQVASGFTPDPSQLQGEMFHTALRKSSQGFGFTIIGGDRHDEFLQVKNVLSDGPAANDKKIASGDVIVEINGTCVLGKTHPEVVQMFQSIPVSQYVDMVLCRGYPLPPDVEPDSEDPPPPPSQPLQGGEVVTAVPLINGQPLLVKGDVLHGSSQELHYVTTDASGRPVVAALPNGRRPEQGGTGLLQPELVSVHLVKGPGGFGFAIADCPLGQKVKMILDAQWCRGLLKGDVIKEINRQNVQTLSHAQVVDILKDLQVGSEVNVLVLRGGQTSPVKSLKPRQEMTASTETLDCVTDSVSQALPYHSNTSTLRNDSPKRDATEMYLKSKALLESKQPHTKDLDVFIKRDQETGFGFRVLGGEGPEQPVSTEVYIGAIVPLGAAEKDGRLRAGDELIGIDGIMVKGRSHKQVLDLMTNAARNGQVMLTVRRKVIYRDMTEEEAGLHMAPVLVNGSPRLPRIQMPSVLDHESFDITLHRKDSEGFGFVILTSKSKPPLGVIPHKIGRIIEGSPTDRCGLLNVGDRISAVNGRSIVGLSHNDIVQLIKDAGNAVTLTVVPEDEYKGPPSGASSAKQSPALQHRAMGHRSAMQEERYNLDLEEKREGVTWADYKTLPLSEQGTMCVTGPKQGCITVELDRGSRGFGFSLRGGTEYNMGLYILRLAEEGPALLDGRIHVGDQIVEINGEPTQGITHTRAIELIQAGGSKVQLLLRPGQGLVQDNSDNVPSTMCYYSNEHHH; encoded by the exons GGAAGGTTCTGAACACGGACCTGCGCCACTACCTCAGCCTGCAGTTCCAGAAGGGCTCGTTGGACCACAAGCTGCAGCAGGTCATCCGGGACAACCTCTACCTGCGCACCATCCCCT GCACCACACGGCTGCCAAGAGAAGGGGAGGTGCCAGGGGTGGACTACAACTTCATCAGCGTGGGAGACTTCCGTATCCTGGAGGAGAGTGGCCTTCTGCTGGAGAGTGGAACCTACGATG GTAACTACTATGGGACCCCCAAGCCCCCAGCAGAGCCCACCCTGGTGCAGCCTGACCTGGTGGATCAGGTGCTGTTTGATGAGGACTATGACAACGAGGTCCAGCGTAAACGGACCACCTCCGTCAGCAAAATGGACAGGAAGGACAGTGTGGTCCCTGAGGAGGAGGACGATGATGAGAGGCCACCTCTGTCCAATGGCCTCCCAG agcATAAAGAGGGGGCATCATGGAGGAAGGCGGTGCCCAGCTACACCCAGTCCAGCAGTGCAATGGACTTCCGTACGTGGAGCTCTCTGCCCCGCGACGACAGCCTGGAACCACTGCCTCTCAACTGGGAGATGGCCTACACCGAGACGGGCATGGTCTACTTCATAGA TCACAACAGCAAGACCACCACCTGGCTGGACCCCCGCCTAGCCAAGAAAGCCAAGCCCCCGGAGAAGTGTGAGGATGGAG AGCTTCCGTATGGCTGGGAGGAAATAGAGGACCCACAGTATGGAACATATTATGTAGA tcaCATCAACCAGAGAACCCAGTTTGAGAACCCAGTCCTGGAGGCTAAGAGGAAGCTGAGCCAGGAGACTACTGCCACTATCCAGCAGGGGGCACCACCTCCCCCAG GTGAGCAGGTTGCATCCGGCTTCACCCCAGACCCGTCCCAGCTGCAGGGAGAGATGTTCCACACTGCTCTGAGGAAGAGCTCCCAGGGCTTTGGCTTCACCATTATCGGGGGCGACCGCCATGATGAGTTCCTGCAGGTGAAGAATGTCCTCAGCGACGGCCCTGCCGCCAACGATAAAAAGATTGCCTCCG GCGATGTGATCGTGGAGATTAACGGGACATGTGTGCTGGGGAAGACCCATCCTGAAGTGGTGCAGATGTTCCAGTCCATCCCAGTGAGTCAGTATGTTGACATGGTGCTGTGCCGCGGCTACCCACTGCCCCCAGACGTGGAGCCAGACAGTGAGGACCCACCTCCCCCACCTTCTCAGCCCCTGCAAGGGGGCGAGGTGGTGACGGCCGTTCCCCTCATCAACGGCCAGCCCCTGCTGGTGAAGGGTGACGTGCTGCACGGCTCCTCCCAGGAGCTGCACTACGTCACGACCGACGCCAGCGGACGGCCCGTGGTGGCTGCCCTGCCCAACGGGAGGCGTCCTGAGCAGGGGGGAACAGGCCTGTTGCAGCCCGAACTTGTGAGTGTGCACCTGGTGAAGGGCCCAGGCGGGTTTGGGTTTGCCATCGCAGACTGCCCCCTGGGCCAAAAGGTGAAGATGATCCTGGATGCCCAGTGGTGCCGCGGCCTGCTGAAGGGAGACGTGATCAAGGAGATCAACCGTCAGAATGTCCAGACACTAAGCCACGCCCAGGTGGTGGACATCCTCAAAGACCTGCAGGTGGGGAGCGAGGTCAACGTGCTGGTGCTCAGAGGAG GTCAGACATCTCCTGTGAAGAGCCTGAAACCT AGGCAGGAGATGACAGCTAGCACAGAGACTCTGGACTGTGTTACAGACTCTGTCTCCCAGGCCCTTCCATACCATTCCAACACCTCAACCCTGCGCAACGACTCACCCAAACGGGACGCCACAGAGATGTACCTCAAGTCCAAGGCCCTGCTGGAGAGCAAGC AGCCTCACACCAAGGACTTGGATGTGTTCATCAAGAGGGACCAGGAGACTGGCTTTGGCTTCCGTGTTCTGGGAGGAGAAGGTCCAGAGCAGCCAGTGAGTACCGAA GTGTATATTGGTGCCATCGTGCCCCTGGGTGCAGCTGAGAAGGATGGGCGTCTGAGGGCTGGTGATGAGCTCATAGGCATCGATGGAATCATGGTCAAGGGCCGTTCCCACAAGCAGGTTCTGGACCTGATGACCAACGCTGCCCGCAACGGTCAGGTCATGTTGACTGTGCGGAGGAAAGTCATCTACAGAG ATATGACTGAGGAGGAGGCAGGGCTCCACATGGCTCCAGTGTTGGTGAACGGCTCCCCCAGACTCCCTCGTATCCAGATGCCCAGCGTGCTGGACCACGAGTCTTTCGACATCACCCTCCACCGCAAGGACAGCGAGGGCTTCGGCTTCGTCATCCTCACCTCTAAGAGCAAGCCCCCGCTTGGAG TGATTCCTCATAAGATTGGACGCATCATCGAAGGCAGCCCCACTGACCGCTGTGGCCTGCTGAACGTGGGCGACCGCATCTCAGCGGTCAACGGGCGGTCCATCGTGGGGCTGTCTCACAATGACATTGTTCAGCTAATCAAGGATGCTGGCAATGCTGTCACCCTCACCGTGGTCCCGGAGGATG AATACAAGGGTCCTCCCTCTGGAGCCAGCTCAGCCAAGCAGAGCCCTGCCCTTCAGCACAGAGCTATGGGTCATAGGTCAGCCATGCAGGAAGAGCG TTATAACCTAGATCTggaggagaaaagggagggagtCACCTGGGCTGATTACAAAACTCTGCCTCTGAGCGAACAGGGAACAATGTGTGTTACAGGCCCTAAACAG GGCTGCATCACGGTGGAGCTGGACCGGGGGTCCCGGGGTTTTGGcttcagtctgaggggagggactGAGTACAACATGGGCCTGTACATCCTGAGACTAGCTGAGGAGGGGCCTGCTCTGCTGGACGGGAGAATCCAC GTGGGAGATCAGATAGTGGAGATCAATGGAGAGCCGACCCAGGGCATCACCCATACCCGCGCCATCGAGCTGATCCAGGCTGGGGGCAGCAAAGTGCAGCTCCTGTTAAGGCCAGGGCAGGGTCTGGTCCAAGACAACA GTGATAACGTCCCCTCTACTATGTGCTACTACTCAAATGAGCACCACCACTAA